The following are encoded together in the Drosophila biarmipes strain raj3 chromosome 3L, RU_DBia_V1.1, whole genome shotgun sequence genome:
- the LOC108030871 gene encoding beta-1-syntrophin isoform X2 yields MVESSSLGRTPPAAQQPIPQQHSPSPSGLRCGNMETRVRGAWYRVLVTLETDFLAVSLDESCEAAQASNDGQSTTLNGTLGSNHSGGAGGAGGGGSGGAGQNGTLPSSASLQGMNIQDTELDGSGGNDNGDRDLCLNNNNAGDGGGMDMCDVPDHVANQKRHVRIIKSDNNGLGISIKGGRENRMPILISKIFRGMAADQAKGLYVGDAILTVNGEELRDATHDEAVRALKRSGRVVDLEVKFLREVTPYFRKASIISEVGWELQRAFLCPLGPGVPTSPPAPKTTPRADTRYIPLQLTHLARNLKYIDPENRCFELHSPDGVHSCILRAADSAEALVWFNALHSAMGSSTQRALAEANRALTNLIGELKHIGWLSKRMSGGGGGSSGSAGGGAASGGSGTSNSGVAGELPSGRSSSESSDESDKWLPIFVAVTEREFRIYESAPWSVEAWSRPLEIYALATTRLAGAGNNSSLNGQQTTVFCVRCGTARGVLVYWLRSETHRDMAAWARSLVQGSHQAVNYQREFSFRCLFQGRQCQLVVHINRGFFLYDCGGFAPTTPTVATSKTQLWQFAFDKLKGSADDGTRMLYLDFGDDGEIELDMECCPKPVVFVVHNCLSAKVHNIA; encoded by the exons ATGGTGGAATCCTCCAGTCTGGGGAGGACCCCGCCGGCGGCCCAGCAGCCCATTCCGCAGCAGCACTCCCCCTCCCCCTCGGGTCTGCGGTGCGGCAACATGGAGACGAGGGTGCGAGGCGCCTGGTACCGCGTCCTCGTCACACTGGAAACGGACTTCCTGGCCGTCAGCCTGGACGAGTCCTGTGAGGCGGCGCAAGCTTCCAACGATGGACAGTCTACCACTCTGAACGGAACCTTGGG GAGCAATCACAGTGGAGGAGCCGGTGGCGCCGGAGGAGGTGGGTCTGGCGGAGCTGGCCAGAACGGCACCCTGCCCAGCTCCGCCTCGCTGCAGGGGATGAATATCCAGGACACGGAGCTAGATGGCTCGGGGGGCAACGACAATGGAGACCGCGACCTCTGcctgaacaacaacaatgccgGCGACGGGGGCGGCATGGATATGTGCGACGTACCTGATCATGTGGCCAACCAGAAGCGGCATGTGCGGATCATCAAGTCGGATAACAACGGCCTGGGCATCTCCATCAAGGGTGGTCGCGAGAACCGTATGCCCATCCTCATCTCGAAGATCTTCCGAGGCATGGCCGCCGACCAGGCCAAGGGACTCTACGTGGGCGACGCCATCCTGACGGTCAACGGGGAGGAGCTGCGGGACGCCACCCACGACGAGGCGGTGAGGGCCCTCAAGCGGTCTGGTCGAGTGGTGGATCTGGAGG TTAAATTCCTACGCGAAGTGACGCCCTACTTTCGGAAGGCCAGCATCATCTCGGAAGTGGGCTGGGAACTGCAGCGCGCCTTCCTCTGTCCGCTGGGACCGGGCGTCCCCACCTCGCCGCCCGCCCCGAAGACGACCCCCCGGGCGGATACGCGATACATCCCGCTGCAGCTGACGCATCTGGCCAGGAACCTCAAGTACATCGACCCTG AGAACCGCTGCTTCGAGCTGCACTCGCCGGACGGAGTGCACTCCTGCATCCTGCGAGCAGCGGACTCAGCGGAGGCCTTGGTCTGGTTCAATGCCCTCCACTCGGCGATGGGCAGCAGCACGCAGCGAGCTTTGGCCGAGGCCAACCGGGCGCTGACCAACCTCATCGGCGAGCTGAAGCACATCGGCTGGCTGAGCAAGCGGATgagcggcggtggcggcgggaGTTCTGGGAGCGCCGGGGGCGGAGCGGCCAGCGGGGGCAGCGGCACCTCGAACAGCGGCGTGGCCGGCGAGCTG CCCAGCGGTCGTTCCAGTTCGGAGAGCTCGGATGAGAGCGACAAGTGGCTGCCCATATTCGTGGCGGTTACGGAGCGTGAGTTCCGGATCTACGAGAGTGCTCCGTGGTCGGTGGAGGCCTGGAGTCGTCCCCTGGAGATCTACGCCCTGGCCACGACGCGTTTGGCAGGGGCCGGCAACAATTCATCCCTGAAT GGCCAGCAGACCACGGTATTCTGCGTCCGCTGCGGCACGGCCCGCGGGGTGCTCGTCTACTGGCTGCGCTCGGAGACGCACCGGGACATGGCCGCCTGGGCCAGATCCCTCGTTCAGGGCTCCCACCAGGCGGTCAACTACCAGAGGGAGTTCTCCTTCCGCTGCCTCTTCCAGGGCCGGCAGTGTCAATTGGTTGTGCACATAAATCGAGGCTTCTTTCTGTACGACTGCGGCGGATTCGCTCCAACCACTCCGACGGTGGCCACCTCCAAGACGCAGCTGTGGCAGTTCGCCTTCGACAAGCTAAAGGGCTCCGCGGATGACGGCACCAGGATGTTGTATCTGGACTTCGGCGATGACGGAGAGATT GAACTGGACATGGAGTGCTGCCCCAAGCCGGTTGTATTTGTCGTGCACAACTGCCTGTCGGCCAAGGTTCACAACATTGCCTAG
- the LOC108030871 gene encoding beta-1-syntrophin isoform X1 → MVESSSLGRTPPAAQQPIPQQHSPSPSGLRCGNMETRVRGAWYRVLVTLETDFLAVSLDESCEAAQASNDGQSTTLNGTLGSNHSGGAGGAGGGGSGGAGQNGTLPSSASLQGMNIQDTELDGSGGNDNGDRDLCLNNNNAGDGGGMDMCDVPDHVANQKRHVRIIKSDNNGLGISIKGGRENRMPILISKIFRGMAADQAKGLYVGDAILTVNGEELRDATHDEAVRALKRSGRVVDLEVKFLREVTPYFRKASIISEVGWELQRAFLCPLGPGVPTSPPAPKTTPRADTRYIPLQLTHLARNLKYIDPENRCFELHSPDGVHSCILRAADSAEALVWFNALHSAMGSSTQRALAEANRALTNLIGELKHIGWLSKRMSGGGGGSSGSAGGGAASGGSGTSNSGVAGELVSPSGRSSSESSDESDKWLPIFVAVTEREFRIYESAPWSVEAWSRPLEIYALATTRLAGAGNNSSLNGQQTTVFCVRCGTARGVLVYWLRSETHRDMAAWARSLVQGSHQAVNYQREFSFRCLFQGRQCQLVVHINRGFFLYDCGGFAPTTPTVATSKTQLWQFAFDKLKGSADDGTRMLYLDFGDDGEIELDMECCPKPVVFVVHNCLSAKVHNIA, encoded by the exons ATGGTGGAATCCTCCAGTCTGGGGAGGACCCCGCCGGCGGCCCAGCAGCCCATTCCGCAGCAGCACTCCCCCTCCCCCTCGGGTCTGCGGTGCGGCAACATGGAGACGAGGGTGCGAGGCGCCTGGTACCGCGTCCTCGTCACACTGGAAACGGACTTCCTGGCCGTCAGCCTGGACGAGTCCTGTGAGGCGGCGCAAGCTTCCAACGATGGACAGTCTACCACTCTGAACGGAACCTTGGG GAGCAATCACAGTGGAGGAGCCGGTGGCGCCGGAGGAGGTGGGTCTGGCGGAGCTGGCCAGAACGGCACCCTGCCCAGCTCCGCCTCGCTGCAGGGGATGAATATCCAGGACACGGAGCTAGATGGCTCGGGGGGCAACGACAATGGAGACCGCGACCTCTGcctgaacaacaacaatgccgGCGACGGGGGCGGCATGGATATGTGCGACGTACCTGATCATGTGGCCAACCAGAAGCGGCATGTGCGGATCATCAAGTCGGATAACAACGGCCTGGGCATCTCCATCAAGGGTGGTCGCGAGAACCGTATGCCCATCCTCATCTCGAAGATCTTCCGAGGCATGGCCGCCGACCAGGCCAAGGGACTCTACGTGGGCGACGCCATCCTGACGGTCAACGGGGAGGAGCTGCGGGACGCCACCCACGACGAGGCGGTGAGGGCCCTCAAGCGGTCTGGTCGAGTGGTGGATCTGGAGG TTAAATTCCTACGCGAAGTGACGCCCTACTTTCGGAAGGCCAGCATCATCTCGGAAGTGGGCTGGGAACTGCAGCGCGCCTTCCTCTGTCCGCTGGGACCGGGCGTCCCCACCTCGCCGCCCGCCCCGAAGACGACCCCCCGGGCGGATACGCGATACATCCCGCTGCAGCTGACGCATCTGGCCAGGAACCTCAAGTACATCGACCCTG AGAACCGCTGCTTCGAGCTGCACTCGCCGGACGGAGTGCACTCCTGCATCCTGCGAGCAGCGGACTCAGCGGAGGCCTTGGTCTGGTTCAATGCCCTCCACTCGGCGATGGGCAGCAGCACGCAGCGAGCTTTGGCCGAGGCCAACCGGGCGCTGACCAACCTCATCGGCGAGCTGAAGCACATCGGCTGGCTGAGCAAGCGGATgagcggcggtggcggcgggaGTTCTGGGAGCGCCGGGGGCGGAGCGGCCAGCGGGGGCAGCGGCACCTCGAACAGCGGCGTGGCCGGCGAGCTGGTAAGT CCCAGCGGTCGTTCCAGTTCGGAGAGCTCGGATGAGAGCGACAAGTGGCTGCCCATATTCGTGGCGGTTACGGAGCGTGAGTTCCGGATCTACGAGAGTGCTCCGTGGTCGGTGGAGGCCTGGAGTCGTCCCCTGGAGATCTACGCCCTGGCCACGACGCGTTTGGCAGGGGCCGGCAACAATTCATCCCTGAAT GGCCAGCAGACCACGGTATTCTGCGTCCGCTGCGGCACGGCCCGCGGGGTGCTCGTCTACTGGCTGCGCTCGGAGACGCACCGGGACATGGCCGCCTGGGCCAGATCCCTCGTTCAGGGCTCCCACCAGGCGGTCAACTACCAGAGGGAGTTCTCCTTCCGCTGCCTCTTCCAGGGCCGGCAGTGTCAATTGGTTGTGCACATAAATCGAGGCTTCTTTCTGTACGACTGCGGCGGATTCGCTCCAACCACTCCGACGGTGGCCACCTCCAAGACGCAGCTGTGGCAGTTCGCCTTCGACAAGCTAAAGGGCTCCGCGGATGACGGCACCAGGATGTTGTATCTGGACTTCGGCGATGACGGAGAGATT GAACTGGACATGGAGTGCTGCCCCAAGCCGGTTGTATTTGTCGTGCACAACTGCCTGTCGGCCAAGGTTCACAACATTGCCTAG
- the LOC108030872 gene encoding fibrous sheath CABYR-binding protein, whose amino-acid sequence MKSQPILILAMCLLALSSVSSMPQRRAKSQRQVEYSSTPYPAAGFRPRIAFNLPSEVQPKLETEPLTTTTSSTTIHSEVQTLENTEPLSTTEQQQPETETEPEADLEVSVRTPANTYGAPGDQDPLEPDTVEVVAQEPARDFQPPSLEAVENFAADGAVAAGSEQPVADVPALGEAESQDDEPETEVKAATPAGTYGPPATTYGVPELSEPENELDQEESQVELVEEAAAEAALANELASGRLILLPLGARGAQFGRLVLAVEQPRMRLRSERLRRI is encoded by the coding sequence ATGAAGAGCCAACCCATCCTGATCCTAGCCATGTGCCTCCTGGCCCTCTCCTCCGTTTCCAGCATGCCGCAGCGTCGGGCGAAGAGTCAACGCCAGGTGGAGTACTCCTCCACACCCTATCCGGCAGCTGGATTCCGCCCCAGGATCGCTTTCAATCTTCCCAGCGAAGTGCAGCCCAAGCTCGAGACGGAACCActgaccaccaccaccagcagcaccacaaTTCACAGCGAAGTGCAGACCCTGGAGAACACCGAACCACTGAGCACGaccgagcagcagcaaccggAAACAGAAACCGAGCCGGAAGCGGATTTGGAAGTGTCCGTCCGCACgcccgccaacacctacggagCCCCCGGAGATCAGGATCCCCTGGAGCCTGACACCGTGGAGGTGGTGGCCCAGGAGCCAGCCCGTGACTTTCAGCCACCCTCGCTGGAGGCCGTGGAAAACTTTGCCGCCGATggcgctgttgctgctggcagcGAGCAGCCTGTTGCTGATGTCCCTGCCCTGGGCGAAGCGGAATCCCAGGACGATGAGCCGGAGACTGAGGTGAAGGCCGCAACCCCTGCAGGAACCTACGGACCACCCGCCACCACCTACGGAGTGCCCGAGCTGAGCGAGCCCGAGAACGAGTTGGACCAGGAGGAGTCGCAGGTGGAGCTGGTGGAGGAGGCGGCTGCGGAGGCGGCGCTGGCCAACGAGCTGGCCAGCGGACGCCTCATCCTGCTGCCCCTGGGCGCCAGGGGAGCGCAGTTCGGCCGCCTCGTGCTGGCCGTGGAGCAGCCACGTATGCGCTTGAGAAGCGAGCGCCTGAGGAGGATCTAA
- the LOC108030758 gene encoding uncharacterized protein LOC108030758 — MAKFQVVLVVAALSLLAVSEAQKQRYSQRLSRGRSRYSARQELAPADGGDTDAVTPYPSADELKPEVPFDEAAAPSAAEPTPDAVYGPPEAAPNNVPDEVYGPPDVTGNDLPAAADIPAEQQARLVAARRAANYRRIAQPVAHLRPSSAAARPAKLSAARSTVRRF; from the coding sequence ATGGCCAAGTTCCAAGTAGTCCTCGTGGTTGCGGCCCTTAGCTTGCTGGCCGTTTCCGAAGCCCAGAAGCAGCGCTATTCGCAGCGCTTGAGCCGCGGACGATCGAGGTATTCTGCTCGCCAGGAGCTGGCTCCCGCGGATGGAGGCGATACGGATGCTGTGACGCCCTATCCCTCGGCCGATGAGCTGAAGCCGGAAGTGCCGTTCGATGAGGCGGCTGCTCCTTCGGCTGCTGAACCCACACCGGATGCCGTCTACGGACCGCCCGAAGCTGCGCCCAACAACGTTCCCGATGAGGTGTACGGACCGCCGGACGTGACCGGAAACGACCTGCCCGCCGCCGCTGACATTCCGGCGGAGCAGCAGGCTCGTTTGGTGGCCGCCAGGAGGGCTGCTAATTACCGGCGAATCGCCCAGCCAGTGGCCCACCTTCGTCCGTCTTCTGCTGCGGCTCGTCCGGCCAAGTTAAGCGCTGCCCGCTCCACGGTGCGACGATTCTAG
- the LOC108030752 gene encoding uncharacterized protein LOC108030752, translating to MLKLISYAAIITMTLLENIQAQRPSFSGLRPPGGLSQKDKYHATQNTAVENITGVDIATRFGESSSSQRPALINLPFGAPQRPPVGVPVVLPINSSDPEQVPTVANRFGAPDSQNATATSPTDSTAAAVAPVAPVFNQLPVDAHGDREWVNYLSQLPVENQPFWFINYQAIEAHRNSSRPNVGALETPGSFFRG from the coding sequence atgttgaaattaaTCTCTTATGCGGCTATCATCACCATGACTTTGTTGGAAAATATTCAAGCCCAGAGACCATCTTTTTCGGGCTTGAGACCACCAGGTGGACTAAGTCAAAAGGACAAATACCACGCCACCCAGAACACGGCTGTGGAGAATATCACCGGTGTGGATATAGCTACGAGATTCGGAGAGTCGTCCAGTTCGCAAAGGCCTGCTCTTATCAATCTACCCTTCGGAGCACCCCAGAGACCGCCCGTTGGCGTTCCCGTAGTGCTGCCAATAAACAGCTCTGATCCGGAACAGGTCCCAACTGTGGCCAACCGATTTGGAGCACCTGACTCCCAAAACGCAACTGCTACTTCCCCCACCGACAGTACCGCAGCCGCAGTGGCACCAGTGGCCCCAGTTTTCAACCAGCTTCCCGTCGATGCCCACGGTGACCGAGAGTGGGTTAACTACTTGAGTCAGCTGCCCGTGGAAAACCAGCCCTTCTGGTTCATAAACTACCAGGCCATCGAAGCCCATCGGAACAGCTCCAGACCTAATGTGGGCGCTCTGGAAACTCCGGGATCTTTCTTCCGCGGCTAG
- the LOC108030766 gene encoding uncharacterized protein LOC108030766, giving the protein MWTGFGCALLCLAMVQAAVIRPEGDAASPETTTSVVIVDLEGDVTTEESATLAGPALSRDEEASILIDPAPGTLEEDGAVVPEKSGKLLLLSTSPKRLHENERQLEERDDEEGEENKADAEPTTTEQPKEQEEEVTPGSTAAESSTPPTTSTKLFAIVATPAGVDTPPPNVAISSAQDNSNATVSVAEQPQVPGDNNAAVELALVEPEADYVLVDGSHDDLDLQLASFTHIDSAVHLQPVVHSVEIVPTSIDDPLIVNYVHNLR; this is encoded by the coding sequence ATGTGGACAGGATTCGGTTGCGCACTTCTCTGCCTGGCTATGGTCCAGGCGGCCGTTATCCGTCCCGAAGGGGATGCGGCGAGTCCGGAAACCACCACTAGTGTGGTTATTGTGGATCTGGAGGGGGATGTCACTACCGAGGAGTCCGCCACTCTGGCGGGTCCTGCTTTGAGTCGCGATGAGGAGGCCAGCATACTGATTGATCCCGCCCCGGGCACTTTGGAGGAGGATGGCGCCGTGGTCCCGGAGAAGTCCGggaagctgctgctgcttagTACATCGCCCAAGCGATTGCACGAAAACGAGCGACAGCTGGAGGAGCGGGACGACGAGGAAGGGGAGGAGAACAAGGCCGATGCCGAGCCAACCACAACTGAGCAGCcgaaggagcaggaggaggaggtcaCCCCCGGAAGTACGGCCGCAGAAAGCAGCACTCCTCCGACGACCTCGACCAAACTGTTTGCCATCGTTGCCACCCCGGCCGGAGTGGACACCCCGCCACCGAATGTGGCCATATCCTCCGCCCAGGACAACTCCAATGCCACGGTCTCGGTTGCAGAGCAGCCGCAGGTGCCCGGCGACAATAATGCGGCCGTGGAACTGGCCCTCGTGGAGCCAGAGGCCGATTACGTGCTGGTGGATGGAAGCCACGACGACCTGGACCTCCAGCTAGCCAGCTTCACGCACATCGACAGCGCCGTCCACTTGCAGCCGGTGGTGCATTCCGTCGAAATCGTGCCCACCAGCATCGATGATCCTTTGATTGTCAATTACGTGCACAATTTGCGGTGA
- the LOC108030760 gene encoding uncharacterized protein LOC108030760 produces MQWLLPVILCFSSVCIEARQVRINRYAVSVQEDQAVEAKEAPYPAAGYRPQGRSFWLPGEVEVEVQEVPGDVQIEVLEGSGMEADRLTTTTELPLEDFSTTTTEPTGDWSTTTTWESLDTTTVPPSVESRSGRAFEKAPYPPAGYRPSRAFRLPTEQKSEEQQQVSASNSTDSNADHPVCGVSTDPLKPTPEPGSKDEPDAESVVFTANVGPAVLVARAPSSIPVAIPLRSQPLVQASRSRGFVYTTHVEQRW; encoded by the coding sequence ATGCAGTGGCTTCTACCCGTTATCCTTTGCTTCAGTTCCGTTTGCATCGAGGCCCGCCAGGTCAGGATCAATCGCTATGCGGTCAGTGTGCAGGAGGATCAGGCGGTTGAGGCCAAGGAAGCGCCCTATCCAGCGGCGGGCTACAGGCCACAGGGTCGCTCCTTCTGGCTGCCAGGCGAAGTGGAAGTTGAAGTCCAAGAAGTGCCAGGGGACGTGCAAATTGAGGTTCTGGAAGGATCAGGTATGGAGGCGGATCGGTTAACCACCACAACCGAGCTGCCCTTGGAGGATTTCTCTACCACCACCACGGAGCCAACTGGGGACTggagcaccaccaccacctggGAGTCCCTGGACACCACCACTGTTCCCCCGTCAGTGGAATCCCGCTCAGGACGTGCCTTCGAGAAAGCTCCCTATCCACCAGCTGGCTACCGACCAAGTCGCGCCTTCCGACTGCCCACCGAGCAGAAGTCGGAGGAGCAACAGCAGGTCTCTGCCAGCAACTCCACCGACAGCAACGCCGATCACCCGGTATGCGGGGTCAGCACGGACCCCCTGAAACCCACACCGGAACCTGGGTCCAAGGATGAGCCCGACGCGGAGAGCGTGGTCTTTACTGCCAATGTGGGACCTGCCGTTTTGGTGGCCAGAGCTCCGTCCTCCATTCCGGTGGCCATTCCCCTGCGATCGCAGCCTCTGGTACAGGCTTCGAGATCCCGCGGATTCGTCTACACCACGCATGTGGAGCAGCGGTGGTGA